The following coding sequences are from one Triticum dicoccoides isolate Atlit2015 ecotype Zavitan chromosome 4A, WEW_v2.0, whole genome shotgun sequence window:
- the LOC119289935 gene encoding RING-H2 finger protein ATL70-like: MGFPAAVHAEVPRLLLNLLFLLDHLRNLSSWLLRLVSVGIHDDLGLTFVYPTPSDFADHHQHHHGLELELEKHSPAVRFDALSGAGHKAQLLPEGCAVCLSDFHGSACVRRPRGCRHVFHRACLDRWAAHGHSTCPLCRAPLLPPFLLPLPLVAS, from the coding sequence ATGGGGTTCCCGGCCGCGGTGCACGCGGAGGTGCCCAGGCTGCTTCTCAACCTCCTCTTCCTGCTCGACCACCTCCGAAACCTCTCCTCCTGGCTGCTCCGCCTTGTCAGCGTCGGCATACACGACGACCTGGGCCTCACCTTCGTCTACCCCACCCCCTCCGACTTTGCCgaccaccaccaacaccaccatGGCCTTGAGTTGGAGCTGGAGAAGCATTCCCCGGCCGTGCGCTTCGACGCGCTCTCCGGCGCCGGACACAAAGCTCAGCTGCTGCCGGAGGGGTGCGCGGTGTGCCTCAGCGACTTCCACGGCTCCGCGTGTGTGCGGCGGCCGCGGGGGTGCCGCCACGTCTTCCATCGCGCCTGCCTTGACCGCTGGGCCGCGCACGGCCACAGCACCTGCCCGCTCTGCCGGGCGCCGCTCCTCCCGCCCTTCCTCCTGCCGCTCCCGCTCGTGGCGTCGTGA
- the LOC119289936 gene encoding probable E3 ubiquitin-protein ligase XERICO: MGFPAPVFSECEVPRLLLNLLFLLARLRRISSWPLRLVGAGVDDDLSFDHPTASGITDHHRHHQEQYDDSQDRCLEELEKHSPAMRFDALSGAPDENLLLPESCAVCLGDFHGAARVRRPRGCRHVIHCACLDRWAAHGHSTCPLCRAPFLPPFLLPLPLPLPAS, from the coding sequence ATGGGGTTCCCGGCGCCGGTGTTCTCAGAGTGCGAGGTGCCCAGGTTGCTGCTCAACCTCCTCTTCCTGCTGGCCCGCCTCCGCCGAATCTCCTCCTGGCCGCTCCGCCTCGTCGGCGCCGGCGTCGACGACGACCTCAGCTTTGACCACCCCACTGCCTCCGGCATCACCGACCACCACCGCCATCACCAGGAGCAGTACGATGATTCTCAAGACCGCTGCCTCGAGGAGCTGGAGAAGCATTCTCCGGCAATGCGCTTCGACGCGCTCTCCGGCGCCCCAGACGAAAATCTGCTGCTGCCGGAGAGCTGCGCGGTGTGCCTCGGCGACTTCCACGGCGCCGCGCGCGTGCGTCGGCCGCGTGGGTGCCGGCACGTCATCCACTGCGCCTGCCTCGACCGCTGGGCCGCGCACGGCCACAGCACCTGCCCACTCTGCCGGGCGCCGTTCCTCCCGCCCTTCctcctgccgctgccgctgccgctcccGGCGTCGTGA